One Cicer arietinum cultivar CDC Frontier isolate Library 1 chromosome 8, Cicar.CDCFrontier_v2.0, whole genome shotgun sequence DNA segment encodes these proteins:
- the LOC101505943 gene encoding uncharacterized protein isoform X1 has product MFKNKRIMEGSLFDVHRAEPSQQLMVSTPQLDMKRAESSQQHVRALNTQFASWVQTQLKNHPDELWEDGVRDYLDHATSIMEKFSDVVNWLKANATKAQNSAPDAGASFGVKKFSPEVANKENSFFGEKTGSTTVSTVTNFASSWNPGLFSNNQNVYAFGNQNSAPNNHTPSNHNASDDVDAENEVEQPSSPSVKKSEEKGVVVVHEVKCKLYVKSSDPTDKDVWKDRGMGQLSIKCKEGVAKATKESKPTIVVRNEVGKILLNALLYPGIKTNLQKNSLVTIFHTSGNADGSGGDNDSVVARTFLIRMKTEDDRNKLASTIEEYAPVS; this is encoded by the exons ATG TTTAAGAATAAAAGAATAATGGAAGGATCTCTCTTTGATGTCCATAGGGCTGAACCATCTCAACAACTGATGGTGTCGACACCCCAATTGGATATGAAACGTGCAGAGTCATCCCAGCAGCATGTGAGAGCTTTAAATACCCAGTTTGCAAG TTGGGTTCAAACACAATTAAAGAATCATCCTGATGAGCTTTGGGAAGATGGTGTCAGAGATTACTTAGATCATGCTACAAGCATTATG GAAAAATTTAGTGATGTTGTCAACTGGCTCAAAGCAAATGCCACCAAGGCACAAAATTCGGCTCCTGATGCTGGTGCTTCTTTTGGTGTGAAAAAGTTTTCGCCTGAAGTAGCCAACaaagaaaatagtttttttggagaaaaaacTGGATCCACTACTGTTAGTACTGTTACAAATTTTGCTAGTTCATGGAACCCTGGACTATTTTCAAACAATCAAAACGTGTATGCATTTG GAAATCAAAATTCAGCTCCCAACAATCACACTCCCTCCAATCACAATGCTTCAGATGATGTGGATGCTG AAAATGAAGTGGAGCAGCCCAGCAGCCCATCAGTGAAGAAATCAGAAGAGAAAGGTGTAGTAGTTGTACATGAAGTGAAGTGCAAGCTTTATGTGAAG TCAAGTGACCCAACAGATAAAGATGTATGGAAAGATAGAGGAATGGGCCAGCTGTCCATTAAATGCAAAGAGGGGGTCGCCAAGGCTACCAAAGAGTCCAAACCTACAATTGTTGTTCGAAATGAG GTAGGAAAAATTCTTCTTAATGCCTTGTTATATCCTGGAATCAAGACAAATCTACAGAAGAACTCTCTTGTTACGATATTTCATACTTCG GGTAATGCTGATGGTAGTGGTGGAGATAATGATAGTGTTGTTGCACGTACATTTTTGATCCGGATGAAAACAGAAGATGATCGAAATAAACTGGCTTCAACTATTGAAGAATATGCTCCAGTATCTTGA
- the LOC101505943 gene encoding uncharacterized protein isoform X3: MMRGSKRLAVSEPNHTDTNETPFKNKRIMEGSLFDVHRAEPSQQLMVSTPQLDMKRAESSQQHVRALNTQFASWVQTQLKNHPDELWEDGVRDYLDHATSIMEKFSDVVNWLKANATKAQNSAPDAGASFGVKKFSPEVANKENSFFGEKTGSTTVSTVTNFASSWNPGLFSNNQNVYAFGNQNSAPNNHTPSNHNASDDVDAENEVEQPSSPSVKKSEEKGVVVVHEVKCKLYVKSSDPTDKDVWKDRGMGQLSIKCKEGVAKATKESKPTIVVRNEVGKILLNALLYPGIKTNLQKNSLVTIFHTSGNADGSGGDNDSVVARTFLIRMKTEDDRNKLASTIEEYAPVS; encoded by the exons ATGATGAGAGGTTCAAAGCGTTTGGCTGTTTCCGAACCCAATCATACTGATACTAACGAAACGCCC TTTAAGAATAAAAGAATAATGGAAGGATCTCTCTTTGATGTCCATAGGGCTGAACCATCTCAACAACTGATGGTGTCGACACCCCAATTGGATATGAAACGTGCAGAGTCATCCCAGCAGCATGTGAGAGCTTTAAATACCCAGTTTGCAAG TTGGGTTCAAACACAATTAAAGAATCATCCTGATGAGCTTTGGGAAGATGGTGTCAGAGATTACTTAGATCATGCTACAAGCATTATG GAAAAATTTAGTGATGTTGTCAACTGGCTCAAAGCAAATGCCACCAAGGCACAAAATTCGGCTCCTGATGCTGGTGCTTCTTTTGGTGTGAAAAAGTTTTCGCCTGAAGTAGCCAACaaagaaaatagtttttttggagaaaaaacTGGATCCACTACTGTTAGTACTGTTACAAATTTTGCTAGTTCATGGAACCCTGGACTATTTTCAAACAATCAAAACGTGTATGCATTTG GAAATCAAAATTCAGCTCCCAACAATCACACTCCCTCCAATCACAATGCTTCAGATGATGTGGATGCTG AAAATGAAGTGGAGCAGCCCAGCAGCCCATCAGTGAAGAAATCAGAAGAGAAAGGTGTAGTAGTTGTACATGAAGTGAAGTGCAAGCTTTATGTGAAG TCAAGTGACCCAACAGATAAAGATGTATGGAAAGATAGAGGAATGGGCCAGCTGTCCATTAAATGCAAAGAGGGGGTCGCCAAGGCTACCAAAGAGTCCAAACCTACAATTGTTGTTCGAAATGAG GTAGGAAAAATTCTTCTTAATGCCTTGTTATATCCTGGAATCAAGACAAATCTACAGAAGAACTCTCTTGTTACGATATTTCATACTTCG GGTAATGCTGATGGTAGTGGTGGAGATAATGATAGTGTTGTTGCACGTACATTTTTGATCCGGATGAAAACAGAAGATGATCGAAATAAACTGGCTTCAACTATTGAAGAATATGCTCCAGTATCTTGA
- the LOC101505619 gene encoding dehydration-responsive element-binding protein 1E-like has product MDDIFMSSLNYATQQHLNISSSSSSSSSTSETTSYSTNRTTSNEEVILASTRPKKRAGRKVFKETRHPVYRGVRARDNNKWVCEMRVPNNNKSRIWLGTYPTPEMAARAHDVAALTLRGQSACLNFADSAWRLRLPETTDAVEIRRAAMEAAQLFAVEDSQCEQQSVGEEQVVPVVTSEYDEEMNDLILSIANEPLRSPPPSMTDYYGGNDNVDMYDTQVSLWNFST; this is encoded by the coding sequence atggatgaTATTTTCATGTCATCACTGAACTATGCCACTCAACAACACTTAAATATATCatcgtcttcttcttcttcttcctctactTCCGAAACAACAAGTTATTCTACAAACCGAACAACTAGTAATGAAGAAGTGATATTAGCATCAACACGACCAAAGAAACGAGCAGGGAGAAAAGTGTTCAAGGAGACAAGACATCCTGTTTACAGAGGAGTAAGAGCAAGGGACAATAACAAATGGGTTTGTGAGATGCGTGTTCCTAATAATAACAAATCAAGGATTTGGCTTGGAACATATCCAACACCTGAAATGGCTGCACGTGCACATGATGTTGCTGCACTCACTCTTCGTGGGCAATCAGCTTGTCTTAATTTTGCTGACTCAGCATGGCGGTTGAGGTTGCCGGAAACTACTGACGCGGTGGAGATAAGAAGAGCGGCGATGGAAGCTGCTCAGTTGTTTGCGGTTGAAGACAGCCAATGTGAACAGCAGAGTGTTGGGGAAGAACAAGTGGTTCCGGTGGTGACGTCAGAATATGATGAAGAAAtgaatgatttgattttgagtatTGCGAATGAGCCATTACGTTCTCCTCCTCCTTCTATGACAGATTATTATGGTGGTAATGATAATGTTGATATGTATGACACTCAAGTTTCGTTGTGGAACTTCTCTACTTGA
- the LOC101505943 gene encoding uncharacterized protein isoform X2 produces MVSTPQLDMKRAESSQQHVRALNTQFASWVQTQLKNHPDELWEDGVRDYLDHATSIMEKFSDVVNWLKANATKAQNSAPDAGASFGVKKFSPEVANKENSFFGEKTGSTTVSTVTNFASSWNPGLFSNNQNVYAFGNQNSAPNNHTPSNHNASDDVDAENEVEQPSSPSVKKSEEKGVVVVHEVKCKLYVKSSDPTDKDVWKDRGMGQLSIKCKEGVAKATKESKPTIVVRNEVGKILLNALLYPGIKTNLQKNSLVTIFHTSGNADGSGGDNDSVVARTFLIRMKTEDDRNKLASTIEEYAPVS; encoded by the exons ATGGTGTCGACACCCCAATTGGATATGAAACGTGCAGAGTCATCCCAGCAGCATGTGAGAGCTTTAAATACCCAGTTTGCAAG TTGGGTTCAAACACAATTAAAGAATCATCCTGATGAGCTTTGGGAAGATGGTGTCAGAGATTACTTAGATCATGCTACAAGCATTATG GAAAAATTTAGTGATGTTGTCAACTGGCTCAAAGCAAATGCCACCAAGGCACAAAATTCGGCTCCTGATGCTGGTGCTTCTTTTGGTGTGAAAAAGTTTTCGCCTGAAGTAGCCAACaaagaaaatagtttttttggagaaaaaacTGGATCCACTACTGTTAGTACTGTTACAAATTTTGCTAGTTCATGGAACCCTGGACTATTTTCAAACAATCAAAACGTGTATGCATTTG GAAATCAAAATTCAGCTCCCAACAATCACACTCCCTCCAATCACAATGCTTCAGATGATGTGGATGCTG AAAATGAAGTGGAGCAGCCCAGCAGCCCATCAGTGAAGAAATCAGAAGAGAAAGGTGTAGTAGTTGTACATGAAGTGAAGTGCAAGCTTTATGTGAAG TCAAGTGACCCAACAGATAAAGATGTATGGAAAGATAGAGGAATGGGCCAGCTGTCCATTAAATGCAAAGAGGGGGTCGCCAAGGCTACCAAAGAGTCCAAACCTACAATTGTTGTTCGAAATGAG GTAGGAAAAATTCTTCTTAATGCCTTGTTATATCCTGGAATCAAGACAAATCTACAGAAGAACTCTCTTGTTACGATATTTCATACTTCG GGTAATGCTGATGGTAGTGGTGGAGATAATGATAGTGTTGTTGCACGTACATTTTTGATCCGGATGAAAACAGAAGATGATCGAAATAAACTGGCTTCAACTATTGAAGAATATGCTCCAGTATCTTGA